A DNA window from Drosophila biarmipes strain raj3 chromosome 2R, RU_DBia_V1.1, whole genome shotgun sequence contains the following coding sequences:
- the LOC108026966 gene encoding WD repeat-containing protein 19 isoform X1, with amino-acid sequence MQNARCRKIETEPIMSFEKILYKYEEPHGIGDVYFIWQKALLATTGTDGSVALYNRQGQLVQRIILSGLCSGFAWDQEGDLLGIITSGSPNITLWDYNSQEKISVETGLRDPLTCILWSKQQQLLAVGTGRGNLAIYNHRSGKRPTPVLGKHSKRITCGAWSAQNLLALGSEDKSFSLSNEDGDTVRVVQLRDAPTDMYFAEMANDERIAGDNAISMIIGKRTLFLYYLPEPENPTELGFQSRYGSLMQHKWFGDGYILLGFSNGHVVAISTHPKDVGQELWQVKNHKDTLTGLAYCPTLDIVASCGDDSSIKIHSITNLQETERIITVPDHAGVQMIDWSPDGQLLAVTTNNGTVYIYVTKLPNLFAVSAPRIVLLSSLAEVSIYVYAPDKTKMLPFRLPLEGEPTFMAVGPYNFAAGIEKHVWFYDLGKSLGEEPRPLSERDFPRSVESMKLNADYCAALCPPQLILQAIATDNPNCKDKLQSVFPTALPNMPSDAVITCFALSQELLIFATDIGHLVFYSLEKWDSCTIYRHSMGIRQLFMDIEGTKVIFIDDHSQGYLFLPVVEEALLIPDIPKQCLGCLWDLTQPNIFISYDTRMVNTHAFVRHSVQGTHTLKVGESKLNPGQLPLLLCGGEMALHVDGGQYATQSLSTHVVNPSNSQTANLQVLLRLRNYDEAYKVCKQMNQSSAWREFGEQAIADLEPDIAIRAYRQLGDAALVNALEELRYVEDLDMLIGCCCMLLAQYDQAKEHMLRGVYTRAALELCRDLLQWDQALLLAHKNDPQEVPYIAREYAQQLEFTGNYADALYHYEKGYKEDLINSKDAETAALMESSPEFEEHVRLCKMGIARTSIRAGDFRRGIQYAVELEDQQLLFDCAELLATVGHLTEAAGLYERGGFYDEACGHYIALKMWNKANNVLPKVKSTKLHSAYAKAKENDGHFEEAIRSYRIAGDLDACVRIYLDHLCDPHAASEIVLESRSMDSAKLLAKFYQKIGDVEQALQFLVICGCVEEAFALAQRHNKLRRHGELLERYENAKSSDYLALAHYFEGEKYTLLAGKYYFLAREFTKSLRFLLKASAFNNEEQVSLSLAIDCVATSNNEQLASQLIEFLLGEVDGVPKDPRYLFRLYMARKHYKDAAKTAVIIANQEQIAGNYKSARDLLYSMYQELRRNNLSVTAEMRHQFILLHRYTLVRIHVKLGNHLLAAKLLVQVAACISQFPEHIIPILTSTVIECHRAGLKKSAFTYASTLMRPDYRNQLDPRYAKKIESIVRKAPKGIKQLRDEIDDETMECPICDSNLANMEVTCYSCKTTLPICIATGQHIIKQLMTSCPQCDFLCFRAEMENILSENGECPMCGENVAPEQLLDVEDIRPYILAAS; translated from the exons ATGCAGAATGCTCGCTGCCGCAAAATAGAAACCGAGCCAATCATGTCCTTTGAGAAGATACTCTACAAGTACGAGGAGCCGCACGGGATCGGAGATGTGTACTTCATTTGGCAGAAGGCTCTGCTGGCCACAACTGGAACCGATGGCTCCGTGGCTCTGTACAACCGCCAGGGCCAGCTGGTGCAGCGCATCATTCTCTCAGG ACTCTGTTCGGGATTCGCCTGGGACCAAGAGGGCGACTTACTGGGCATCATCACCAGTGGTTCCCCGAACATAACGCTGTGGGACTACAACAGCCAGGAGAAGATCAGCGTGGAGACGGGCCTGCGGGATCCGTTGACCTGCATCCTCTGGtccaagcagcagcaactcctGGCCGTGGGCACCGGACGCGGAAACCTGGCTATTTACAACCACCGCAGTGGCAAGCGACCCACCCCGGTGCTGGGCAAGCACAGCAAGCGCATCACCTGCGGCGCCTGGTCCGCCCAGAATCTGCTGGCCCTCGGTTCAGAGGACAAGAGCTTCTCGCTCAGCAACGAGGATGGGGACACGGTGCGCGTCGTCCAGCTGCGGGACGCTCCCACCGATATGTACTTCGCTGAAATGGCCAACGACGAGCGCATTGCCGGCGACAATGCCATCAGCATGATCATCGGCAAGCGCACCCTGTTCCTCTACTATCTGCCCGAGCCGGAGAATCCCACGGAGCTGGGCTTCCAGAGTCGTTACGGGTCGCTGATGCAGCACAAGTGGTTCGGCGATGGATACATACTACTGGGCTTCTCCAACGGCCATGTGGTGGCCATCTCCACGCACCCCAAGGACGTGGGTCAGGAGCTGTGGCAGGTGAAGAACCACAAGGACACATTGACCGGACTGGCCTATTGCCCCACACTGGACATAGTGGCCTCCTGCGGGGACGACAG TAGCATCAAGATTCACTCAATTACGAATCTCCAGGAGACGGAGCGCATCATTACCGTGCCTGACCATGCCGGCGTCCAGATGATCGACTGGTCGCCCGATGGCCAACTGCTGGCGGTGACCACCAACAATGGCACTGTCTACATCTACGTGACCAAGCTGCCCAACCTGTTCGCCGTCTCTGCTCCCCGCATCGTGCTGCTGAGCAGCCTGGCCGAGGTGTCTATCTATGTGTATGCTCCGGACAAGACCAAGATGCTGCCCTTCCGGCTGCCCCTGGAGGGAGAGCCCACCTTCATGGCCGTGGGTCCGTATAACTTTGCTGCAGGAATCGAAAAGCACGTATGGTTCTATGATCTCGGAAAGAGTCTGGGCGAGGAGCCCCGACCTCTAAGCGAACGCGACTTCCCGCGAAGCGTGGAGAGTATGAAGCTGAATGCGGACTACTGTGCGGCCCTCTGTCCACCCCAGCTGATCCTCCAGGCCATCGCCACCGACAATCCCAACTGCAAGGATAAGTTGCAGTCTGTTTTCCCCACCGCGTTGCCCAACATGCCCAGTGATGCGGTGATCACTTGCTTTGCCCTTAGCCAGGAGCTGCTGATTTTCGCTACTGAT ATAGGCCACCTGGTGTTCTACTCGTTGGAAAAGTGGGACAGTTGCACCATCTACAGGCACAGTATGGGCATCCGGCAGCTCTTCATGGACATCGAAGGCACCAAGGTAATATTTATAGACGATCACTCTCAGGGTTACCTGTTTCTGCCCGTCGTGGAGGAGGCTTTGCTCATCCCGGACATCCCCAAGCAGTGCCTCGGCTGTCTCTGGGATCTCACGCAACCGAACATCTTCATCAGCTACGATACGAGGATGGTGAACACCCACGCCTTTGTGCGCCACTCTGTGCAGGGCACCCACACCTTGAAGGTGGGTGAGTCCAAGCTGAATCCGGGTCAGCTTCCCCTGTTGCTCTGTGGCGGGGAAATGGCGCTGCACGTGGATGGTGGTCAGTACGCCACCCAGTCCCTCAGTACACACGTCGTGAATCCCAGCAACAGTCAGACGGCGAATCTTCAGGTGCTTTTGCGGCTGAGGAACTACGACGAGGCCTACAAGGTGTGCAAGCAGATGAACCAGAGCAGCGCCTGGCGGGAGTTTGGGGAGCAGGCCATTGCCGATCTGGAACCGGACATAG CCATTCGAGCCTATCGCCAGCTGGGTGACGCTGCCCTGGTGAATGCTTTGGAGGAACTGCGCTACGTCGAGGATTTGGACATGCTTATTGGCTGCTGTTGCATGCTCTTGGCGCAGTACGATCAGGCGAAGGAGCACATGTTAAGGGGAGTTTACACCAGGGCAGCTCTTGAACTCTGTCGGGACCTACTGCAATGGGACCAGGCGCTGCTCCTGGCCCACAAAAACGACCCCCAGGAGGTGCCCTACATAGCTAGAGAGTACGCACAGCAGTTGGAGTTCAC TGGAAACTATGCAGATGCGCTTTATCACTACGAGAAGGGCTACAAGGAGGATCTGATCAATAGTAAAGATGCTGAAACAGCTGCGTTAATGGAGAGTTCACCCGAATTCGAGGAGCATGTGCGTCTCTGCAAAATGGGCATTGCTAGGACCTCTATCCGAGCAGGAGACTTCAGGCGTGGG ATTCAATATGCCGTGGAGCTGGAGGACCAGCAGCTTTTGTTCGACTGCGCGGAACTGCTGGCCACCGTGGGACACCTCACCGAGGCAGCAGGATTGTACGAACGAGGGGGCTTCTATGACGAGGCCTGTGGCCACTACATTGCCTTGAAGATGTGGAACAAGGCCAATAATGTCCTGCCCAAGGTGAAGAGCACCAAACTTCATTCAGCTTATGCGAAGGCTAAGGAGAACGATGGCCACTTCGAGGAGGCAATAAGGAGCTACCGCATTGCCGGGGACTTGGATGCCTGTGTTAGGATCTATCTTGACCACCTGTGCGATCCCCATGCAGCCTCCGAAATCGTTCTGGAGTCACGTTCCATGGACTCGGCCAAGCTGCTGGCCAAGTTTTACCAGAAGATCGGCGACGTGGAGCAGGCACTCCAGTTCCTGGTCATCTGCGGCTGTGTGGAGGAGGCCTTCGCCCTCGCCCAACGTCACAACAAGTTACGGCGTCACGGAGAGCTCCTAGAGCGGTATGAGAACGCCAAATCCTCGGATTATCTGGCCCTGGCCCATTACTTTGAGGGTGAAAAGTACACCCTTCTCGCGGGCAAGTACTACTTTCTGGCCAGGGAGTTTACCAAGTCGCTGAGGTTTCTGCTCAAAGCCTCGGCCTTTAACAACGAGGAGCAGGTCTCTCTGTCGCTGGCCATTGACTGCGTGGCCACCTCGAACAACGAGCAGCTGGCCTCCCAGCTGATCGAGTTCCTCCTGGGCGAAGTGGATGGAGTACCGAAGGATCCACGGTATCTATTCCGTTTGTACATGGCAAGGAAGCACTACAAGGATGCGGCCAAGACGGCGGTGATTATCGCCAACCAGGAACAGATTGCTGGGAATTACAAGTCGGCCAGAGATCTGCTCTACTCCATGTACCAGGAGCTTCGCCGGAATAATCTTTCAGTTACGGCTGAGATGAGACACCAGTTCATCTTACTTCATCGCTACACCTTGGTCAGGATTCACGTAAAGCTGGGCAATCATTTGCTAGCCGCCAAACTTCTGGTCCAAGTGGCCGCCTGCATTTCCCAGTTTCCGGAGC ATATCATTCCTATTCTGACCTCCACGGTCATCGAGTGCCATCGAGCTGGTCTCAAGAAGTCGGCGTTTACCTACGCATCCACCCTGATGCGTCCGGATTACCGGAACCAACTAGACCCCCGATATGCTAAGAAGATCGAATCGATCGTGCGCAAGGCTCCCAAGGGTATCAAGCAGTTGCGGGATGAGATCGACGACGAAACCATGGAGTGTCCCATCTGCGACTCGAACCTGGCCAACATGGAGGTGACCTGCTACAGCTGCAAGACCACCCTGCCCATTTGCATCGCCACTGGTCAGCACATCATCAAGCAGCTCATGACCTCGTGTCCCCAATGCGATTTTCTTTGCTTCCGCGCTGAGATGGAGAA TATTCTGTCGGAAAATGGAGAGTGCCCCATGTGTGGCGAAAACGTGGCCCCGGAACAGCTCCTGGATGTCGAGGACATTCGTCCCTACATTCTGGCAGCTTCTTAA
- the LOC108026966 gene encoding WD repeat-containing protein 19 isoform X2, with protein MQNARCRKIETEPIMSFEKILYKYEEPHGIGDVYFIWQKALLATTGTDGSVALYNRQGQLVQRIILSGLCSGFAWDQEGDLLGIITSGSPNITLWDYNSQEKISVETGLRDPLTCILWSKQQQLLAVGTGRGNLAIYNHRSGKRPTPVLGKHSKRITCGAWSAQNLLALGSEDKSFSLSNEDGDTVRVVQLRDAPTDMYFAEMANDERIAGDNAISMIIGKRTLFLYYLPEPENPTELGFQSRYGSLMQHKWFGDGYILLGFSNGHVVAISTHPKDVGQELWQVKNHKDTLTGLAYCPTLDIVASCGDDSIKIHSITNLQETERIITVPDHAGVQMIDWSPDGQLLAVTTNNGTVYIYVTKLPNLFAVSAPRIVLLSSLAEVSIYVYAPDKTKMLPFRLPLEGEPTFMAVGPYNFAAGIEKHVWFYDLGKSLGEEPRPLSERDFPRSVESMKLNADYCAALCPPQLILQAIATDNPNCKDKLQSVFPTALPNMPSDAVITCFALSQELLIFATDIGHLVFYSLEKWDSCTIYRHSMGIRQLFMDIEGTKVIFIDDHSQGYLFLPVVEEALLIPDIPKQCLGCLWDLTQPNIFISYDTRMVNTHAFVRHSVQGTHTLKVGESKLNPGQLPLLLCGGEMALHVDGGQYATQSLSTHVVNPSNSQTANLQVLLRLRNYDEAYKVCKQMNQSSAWREFGEQAIADLEPDIAIRAYRQLGDAALVNALEELRYVEDLDMLIGCCCMLLAQYDQAKEHMLRGVYTRAALELCRDLLQWDQALLLAHKNDPQEVPYIAREYAQQLEFTGNYADALYHYEKGYKEDLINSKDAETAALMESSPEFEEHVRLCKMGIARTSIRAGDFRRGIQYAVELEDQQLLFDCAELLATVGHLTEAAGLYERGGFYDEACGHYIALKMWNKANNVLPKVKSTKLHSAYAKAKENDGHFEEAIRSYRIAGDLDACVRIYLDHLCDPHAASEIVLESRSMDSAKLLAKFYQKIGDVEQALQFLVICGCVEEAFALAQRHNKLRRHGELLERYENAKSSDYLALAHYFEGEKYTLLAGKYYFLAREFTKSLRFLLKASAFNNEEQVSLSLAIDCVATSNNEQLASQLIEFLLGEVDGVPKDPRYLFRLYMARKHYKDAAKTAVIIANQEQIAGNYKSARDLLYSMYQELRRNNLSVTAEMRHQFILLHRYTLVRIHVKLGNHLLAAKLLVQVAACISQFPEHIIPILTSTVIECHRAGLKKSAFTYASTLMRPDYRNQLDPRYAKKIESIVRKAPKGIKQLRDEIDDETMECPICDSNLANMEVTCYSCKTTLPICIATGQHIIKQLMTSCPQCDFLCFRAEMENILSENGECPMCGENVAPEQLLDVEDIRPYILAAS; from the exons ATGCAGAATGCTCGCTGCCGCAAAATAGAAACCGAGCCAATCATGTCCTTTGAGAAGATACTCTACAAGTACGAGGAGCCGCACGGGATCGGAGATGTGTACTTCATTTGGCAGAAGGCTCTGCTGGCCACAACTGGAACCGATGGCTCCGTGGCTCTGTACAACCGCCAGGGCCAGCTGGTGCAGCGCATCATTCTCTCAGG ACTCTGTTCGGGATTCGCCTGGGACCAAGAGGGCGACTTACTGGGCATCATCACCAGTGGTTCCCCGAACATAACGCTGTGGGACTACAACAGCCAGGAGAAGATCAGCGTGGAGACGGGCCTGCGGGATCCGTTGACCTGCATCCTCTGGtccaagcagcagcaactcctGGCCGTGGGCACCGGACGCGGAAACCTGGCTATTTACAACCACCGCAGTGGCAAGCGACCCACCCCGGTGCTGGGCAAGCACAGCAAGCGCATCACCTGCGGCGCCTGGTCCGCCCAGAATCTGCTGGCCCTCGGTTCAGAGGACAAGAGCTTCTCGCTCAGCAACGAGGATGGGGACACGGTGCGCGTCGTCCAGCTGCGGGACGCTCCCACCGATATGTACTTCGCTGAAATGGCCAACGACGAGCGCATTGCCGGCGACAATGCCATCAGCATGATCATCGGCAAGCGCACCCTGTTCCTCTACTATCTGCCCGAGCCGGAGAATCCCACGGAGCTGGGCTTCCAGAGTCGTTACGGGTCGCTGATGCAGCACAAGTGGTTCGGCGATGGATACATACTACTGGGCTTCTCCAACGGCCATGTGGTGGCCATCTCCACGCACCCCAAGGACGTGGGTCAGGAGCTGTGGCAGGTGAAGAACCACAAGGACACATTGACCGGACTGGCCTATTGCCCCACACTGGACATAGTGGCCTCCTGCGGGGACGACAG CATCAAGATTCACTCAATTACGAATCTCCAGGAGACGGAGCGCATCATTACCGTGCCTGACCATGCCGGCGTCCAGATGATCGACTGGTCGCCCGATGGCCAACTGCTGGCGGTGACCACCAACAATGGCACTGTCTACATCTACGTGACCAAGCTGCCCAACCTGTTCGCCGTCTCTGCTCCCCGCATCGTGCTGCTGAGCAGCCTGGCCGAGGTGTCTATCTATGTGTATGCTCCGGACAAGACCAAGATGCTGCCCTTCCGGCTGCCCCTGGAGGGAGAGCCCACCTTCATGGCCGTGGGTCCGTATAACTTTGCTGCAGGAATCGAAAAGCACGTATGGTTCTATGATCTCGGAAAGAGTCTGGGCGAGGAGCCCCGACCTCTAAGCGAACGCGACTTCCCGCGAAGCGTGGAGAGTATGAAGCTGAATGCGGACTACTGTGCGGCCCTCTGTCCACCCCAGCTGATCCTCCAGGCCATCGCCACCGACAATCCCAACTGCAAGGATAAGTTGCAGTCTGTTTTCCCCACCGCGTTGCCCAACATGCCCAGTGATGCGGTGATCACTTGCTTTGCCCTTAGCCAGGAGCTGCTGATTTTCGCTACTGAT ATAGGCCACCTGGTGTTCTACTCGTTGGAAAAGTGGGACAGTTGCACCATCTACAGGCACAGTATGGGCATCCGGCAGCTCTTCATGGACATCGAAGGCACCAAGGTAATATTTATAGACGATCACTCTCAGGGTTACCTGTTTCTGCCCGTCGTGGAGGAGGCTTTGCTCATCCCGGACATCCCCAAGCAGTGCCTCGGCTGTCTCTGGGATCTCACGCAACCGAACATCTTCATCAGCTACGATACGAGGATGGTGAACACCCACGCCTTTGTGCGCCACTCTGTGCAGGGCACCCACACCTTGAAGGTGGGTGAGTCCAAGCTGAATCCGGGTCAGCTTCCCCTGTTGCTCTGTGGCGGGGAAATGGCGCTGCACGTGGATGGTGGTCAGTACGCCACCCAGTCCCTCAGTACACACGTCGTGAATCCCAGCAACAGTCAGACGGCGAATCTTCAGGTGCTTTTGCGGCTGAGGAACTACGACGAGGCCTACAAGGTGTGCAAGCAGATGAACCAGAGCAGCGCCTGGCGGGAGTTTGGGGAGCAGGCCATTGCCGATCTGGAACCGGACATAG CCATTCGAGCCTATCGCCAGCTGGGTGACGCTGCCCTGGTGAATGCTTTGGAGGAACTGCGCTACGTCGAGGATTTGGACATGCTTATTGGCTGCTGTTGCATGCTCTTGGCGCAGTACGATCAGGCGAAGGAGCACATGTTAAGGGGAGTTTACACCAGGGCAGCTCTTGAACTCTGTCGGGACCTACTGCAATGGGACCAGGCGCTGCTCCTGGCCCACAAAAACGACCCCCAGGAGGTGCCCTACATAGCTAGAGAGTACGCACAGCAGTTGGAGTTCAC TGGAAACTATGCAGATGCGCTTTATCACTACGAGAAGGGCTACAAGGAGGATCTGATCAATAGTAAAGATGCTGAAACAGCTGCGTTAATGGAGAGTTCACCCGAATTCGAGGAGCATGTGCGTCTCTGCAAAATGGGCATTGCTAGGACCTCTATCCGAGCAGGAGACTTCAGGCGTGGG ATTCAATATGCCGTGGAGCTGGAGGACCAGCAGCTTTTGTTCGACTGCGCGGAACTGCTGGCCACCGTGGGACACCTCACCGAGGCAGCAGGATTGTACGAACGAGGGGGCTTCTATGACGAGGCCTGTGGCCACTACATTGCCTTGAAGATGTGGAACAAGGCCAATAATGTCCTGCCCAAGGTGAAGAGCACCAAACTTCATTCAGCTTATGCGAAGGCTAAGGAGAACGATGGCCACTTCGAGGAGGCAATAAGGAGCTACCGCATTGCCGGGGACTTGGATGCCTGTGTTAGGATCTATCTTGACCACCTGTGCGATCCCCATGCAGCCTCCGAAATCGTTCTGGAGTCACGTTCCATGGACTCGGCCAAGCTGCTGGCCAAGTTTTACCAGAAGATCGGCGACGTGGAGCAGGCACTCCAGTTCCTGGTCATCTGCGGCTGTGTGGAGGAGGCCTTCGCCCTCGCCCAACGTCACAACAAGTTACGGCGTCACGGAGAGCTCCTAGAGCGGTATGAGAACGCCAAATCCTCGGATTATCTGGCCCTGGCCCATTACTTTGAGGGTGAAAAGTACACCCTTCTCGCGGGCAAGTACTACTTTCTGGCCAGGGAGTTTACCAAGTCGCTGAGGTTTCTGCTCAAAGCCTCGGCCTTTAACAACGAGGAGCAGGTCTCTCTGTCGCTGGCCATTGACTGCGTGGCCACCTCGAACAACGAGCAGCTGGCCTCCCAGCTGATCGAGTTCCTCCTGGGCGAAGTGGATGGAGTACCGAAGGATCCACGGTATCTATTCCGTTTGTACATGGCAAGGAAGCACTACAAGGATGCGGCCAAGACGGCGGTGATTATCGCCAACCAGGAACAGATTGCTGGGAATTACAAGTCGGCCAGAGATCTGCTCTACTCCATGTACCAGGAGCTTCGCCGGAATAATCTTTCAGTTACGGCTGAGATGAGACACCAGTTCATCTTACTTCATCGCTACACCTTGGTCAGGATTCACGTAAAGCTGGGCAATCATTTGCTAGCCGCCAAACTTCTGGTCCAAGTGGCCGCCTGCATTTCCCAGTTTCCGGAGC ATATCATTCCTATTCTGACCTCCACGGTCATCGAGTGCCATCGAGCTGGTCTCAAGAAGTCGGCGTTTACCTACGCATCCACCCTGATGCGTCCGGATTACCGGAACCAACTAGACCCCCGATATGCTAAGAAGATCGAATCGATCGTGCGCAAGGCTCCCAAGGGTATCAAGCAGTTGCGGGATGAGATCGACGACGAAACCATGGAGTGTCCCATCTGCGACTCGAACCTGGCCAACATGGAGGTGACCTGCTACAGCTGCAAGACCACCCTGCCCATTTGCATCGCCACTGGTCAGCACATCATCAAGCAGCTCATGACCTCGTGTCCCCAATGCGATTTTCTTTGCTTCCGCGCTGAGATGGAGAA TATTCTGTCGGAAAATGGAGAGTGCCCCATGTGTGGCGAAAACGTGGCCCCGGAACAGCTCCTGGATGTCGAGGACATTCGTCCCTACATTCTGGCAGCTTCTTAA